The following are from one region of the Knoellia sp. p5-6-4 genome:
- a CDS encoding MOSC domain-containing protein yields MARIHSLNVGRSEPNPVKQSIPTGIGKRPVDAVEVRAPGPKKGGLGSGVVGDFIGDQRHHGGDHQAVYAYAREELDAWQERLGRDLPDGMFGENLTTVGLEVDAALVGERWRVGDEVVLEVSGPRIPCSTFASRMGGKGWVKRFTEVGNTGAYLSVVQPGTVRCGDAVEVLSRPDHDIDVRVAFRAFTGDLEAAERVLAARVLNPVDHADLQATYDRRTRDRQAG; encoded by the coding sequence ATGGCGCGCATCCACTCGCTCAATGTCGGCCGCTCGGAGCCCAACCCGGTCAAGCAGTCGATCCCCACCGGCATCGGCAAACGGCCGGTGGACGCCGTCGAGGTGCGGGCGCCCGGCCCCAAGAAGGGCGGCCTCGGCAGCGGTGTCGTCGGCGACTTCATCGGCGACCAGCGCCACCACGGGGGCGACCACCAGGCGGTCTACGCCTACGCCCGGGAGGAGCTCGACGCCTGGCAGGAGCGCCTGGGCCGCGACCTGCCGGACGGGATGTTCGGCGAGAACCTCACGACGGTCGGTCTCGAGGTCGACGCGGCACTGGTGGGGGAGCGCTGGCGCGTCGGCGACGAGGTCGTGCTCGAGGTTTCCGGGCCCCGCATCCCGTGCAGCACCTTCGCCTCGCGGATGGGCGGGAAGGGCTGGGTCAAGCGGTTCACCGAGGTCGGCAACACCGGCGCCTACCTGTCTGTCGTGCAGCCCGGCACGGTGCGCTGCGGCGACGCGGTGGAGGTGCTCTCGCGGCCCGACCACGACATCGACGTGCGGGTGGCCTTCCGCGCCTTCACCGGTGACCTCGAGGCCGCCGAGCGCGTGCTGGCCGCCAGGGTGCTGAACCCGGTGGACCACGCCGACCTGCAGGCCACCTATGACCGGCGCACGCGCGACAGGCAGGCGGGGTGA
- a CDS encoding DUF885 domain-containing protein, whose translation MTTDAPQTARPESDVDRIADRFLEEFVALSPITATYLGIAGHDEDLDDFSPAGHEAHAELRRRTLAELDDVTPVDDIDKVTVAAMRERLGLAEETHQAGLDEMALNVIASPLQEIRGTFDLMPTATDEDWGVIARRLAKVPTALDQWVVSLTSAAAKGNVAPKRQVEACVKQCADLTADDGYFAKLLAGARVGDDELADPVRAELEAAVTAASEAYRALGDRLRAELLDQAPESDACGRERYQLLSRAFLGAVVDLEETYRWGQEELARISAEMQEVAEKIKPGATVKEAIAALDADPAYQLHGTDELKAWMQTKADEAIANLAGTHFDIPDPVRTIECLIAPTQTGGIYYTGPSEDFSRPGRMWWSVPKGVTEFGTWRELTTVYHEGVPGHHLQVAQTVFRSELLNRWRRMFAWTSGHGEGWALYAERLMADLGYMDDPGNRMGLLDGQSLRAARVVLDIGFHCGFEAPEEVGGGEWTYDKAWQFLTAHANMDEAFLRFELDRYLGWPGQAPAYKIGERLWMELRDEVQRREGDDFDIKAFHRRSLDVGGVGLDTLREAVLGPLD comes from the coding sequence GTGACCACAGACGCACCCCAGACCGCACGGCCCGAGTCCGACGTCGACCGCATCGCCGACCGTTTCCTCGAGGAGTTCGTGGCGCTGAGCCCCATCACGGCCACCTACCTCGGCATCGCCGGCCACGACGAGGACCTCGACGACTTCTCGCCCGCCGGCCACGAGGCCCACGCCGAGCTGCGCCGCCGGACCCTGGCCGAGCTCGACGACGTGACCCCGGTGGACGACATCGACAAGGTGACCGTCGCGGCCATGCGCGAGCGCCTCGGCCTCGCCGAGGAGACCCACCAGGCGGGCCTGGACGAGATGGCGCTCAACGTCATCGCCTCGCCGCTGCAGGAGATCCGCGGCACCTTCGACCTGATGCCGACCGCCACCGACGAGGACTGGGGCGTCATCGCCCGCCGCCTGGCCAAGGTGCCGACCGCTCTCGACCAGTGGGTGGTGAGCCTGACCTCGGCCGCGGCCAAGGGCAACGTCGCACCGAAGCGCCAGGTCGAGGCCTGCGTCAAGCAGTGCGCGGACCTGACCGCCGACGACGGCTACTTCGCCAAGCTCCTCGCCGGCGCCCGGGTCGGCGACGACGAGCTGGCCGACCCGGTGCGCGCCGAGCTCGAGGCCGCAGTGACCGCGGCCTCCGAGGCCTACCGCGCGCTCGGCGACCGGCTGCGCGCCGAGCTCCTCGACCAGGCGCCCGAGTCCGACGCCTGCGGCCGCGAGCGCTACCAGCTGCTCTCCCGGGCGTTCCTCGGTGCGGTGGTCGACCTCGAGGAGACCTACCGGTGGGGCCAGGAGGAGCTCGCTCGCATCAGCGCCGAGATGCAGGAGGTCGCCGAGAAGATCAAGCCCGGCGCCACGGTGAAGGAGGCCATCGCCGCCCTCGACGCCGACCCGGCATACCAGCTGCACGGCACCGACGAGCTCAAGGCGTGGATGCAGACCAAGGCCGACGAGGCCATCGCCAACCTCGCCGGCACGCACTTCGACATCCCCGACCCGGTGCGCACGATCGAGTGCCTCATCGCGCCGACCCAGACCGGCGGCATCTACTACACCGGCCCCAGCGAGGACTTCTCGCGTCCGGGTCGCATGTGGTGGTCGGTGCCCAAGGGCGTCACCGAGTTCGGCACCTGGCGCGAGCTGACGACCGTCTACCACGAGGGCGTGCCGGGCCACCACCTCCAGGTCGCCCAGACGGTGTTCCGCTCCGAGCTGCTCAACCGGTGGCGCCGCATGTTCGCCTGGACCTCCGGCCACGGCGAGGGCTGGGCGCTCTACGCCGAGCGGCTCATGGCCGACCTCGGCTACATGGACGACCCGGGCAACCGGATGGGCCTGCTCGACGGCCAGTCGCTGCGGGCGGCCCGCGTGGTGCTCGACATCGGCTTCCACTGCGGTTTCGAGGCGCCGGAAGAGGTCGGCGGCGGCGAGTGGACCTACGACAAGGCGTGGCAGTTCCTCACCGCCCACGCCAACATGGACGAGGCGTTCCTGCGCTTCGAGCTCGACCGCTACCTCGGCTGGCCCGGCCAGGCGCCGGCCTACAAGATCGGCGAGCGGCTCTGGATGGAGCTGCGCGACGAGGTGCAGCGCCGCGAGGGTGACGACTTCGACATCAAGGCCTTCCACCGCCGCTCGCTCGACGTCGGCGGGGTGGGCCTCGACACCCTGCGCGAGGCCGTCCTCGGCCCGCTCGACTGA
- a CDS encoding CoA transferase, with product MTAGGPLQGVRVVSTAVNVPGPAAAARLAGLGAGVVKVEPPGGDPLEAASPRWYAELSSGQQVVRLDLKDPADRGRLEDLLSGADLLLTSSRTSALERLGLGWKSLHARHPRLCQVAVVGHPSPDDDWPGHDLTYQAVLGLLGAVGPEEEPRMPVLLAADLAGAERAATEAVAALLARTTSGEGVRREVALSDAAEAMAAPLRHGLTAPGAVLGGGHPAYRLYAARQGHVAVACLEPHFLARLTELLGVPATDGDLAPVFATRTAAEWEAWGREHDLPLAEVKRA from the coding sequence GTGACCGCAGGCGGCCCGCTCCAGGGCGTCCGGGTCGTCTCGACCGCGGTGAACGTGCCAGGGCCGGCAGCCGCCGCCCGGCTCGCCGGGCTCGGGGCGGGGGTCGTCAAGGTCGAGCCACCCGGCGGCGACCCGCTCGAGGCGGCCTCGCCGCGCTGGTACGCCGAGCTCTCGTCGGGGCAGCAGGTGGTGCGCCTCGACCTCAAGGACCCTGCGGACCGCGGCCGGCTCGAGGACCTGCTCTCGGGCGCTGACCTGCTGCTCACCTCGAGCCGCACCTCGGCGCTCGAGCGGCTCGGCCTCGGCTGGAAGTCCCTGCACGCCCGGCATCCCCGGCTCTGCCAGGTGGCAGTCGTGGGTCACCCGTCGCCCGACGACGACTGGCCCGGTCACGACCTGACCTACCAGGCGGTCCTGGGGCTGCTCGGTGCCGTGGGTCCCGAGGAGGAGCCGCGGATGCCGGTGCTGCTCGCCGCCGACCTGGCCGGCGCAGAGCGCGCCGCCACCGAGGCGGTCGCGGCGCTGCTCGCGCGAACCACGAGCGGGGAGGGCGTCCGCCGCGAGGTGGCCCTCTCCGACGCGGCGGAGGCGATGGCCGCACCGCTGCGCCACGGCCTCACGGCTCCCGGTGCGGTGCTGGGTGGCGGCCACCCGGCCTACCGGCTGTATGCCGCGCGGCAGGGCCACGTGGCCGTCGCCTGCCTCGAGCCGCACTTCCTCGCGCGACTCACCGAGCTGCTCGGCGTGCCGGCCACGGACGGGGATCTCGCCCCGGTCTTCGCGACACGCACCGCTGCGGAGTGGGAGGCCTGGGGCCGCGAGCACGACCTCCCGCTGGCCGAGGTGAAGAGAGCCTGA
- a CDS encoding trypsin-like peptidase domain-containing protein, producing MSTDPAAESAALDAYSAVVTSVAAQLTPKVAALRTRSLRGESTGSAVVLTGDSHLVTNAHVVGDASAGTAEFADGTVARFHVVGRDPLSDIAVIRADREVPAPPEYGDAGALLVGSLVVAVGNPMGLSGTVTAGVVSALGRSMPVRTRTTARLIEDVIQTDAALNPGSSGGALADSRGRVVGINTAVAGVGLGMAVPINATTHRIIYALMHDGRVRRAYLGLVSTPARLTPTQAERYGQRGALRVVEVVERSPAAQSGLLAGDLVLAIDGAPLGDAQSLQKRLFADAIGQRMEVTVIRNGALVDAVVLPSELPD from the coding sequence ATGAGCACTGACCCGGCGGCGGAGTCGGCCGCGCTGGACGCCTACTCGGCGGTCGTCACCTCCGTCGCGGCGCAGCTGACGCCGAAGGTCGCCGCGTTGCGCACCCGGTCGCTCCGCGGTGAGTCGACGGGGTCGGCCGTGGTCCTGACCGGCGACTCGCACCTGGTCACCAACGCCCACGTCGTCGGCGATGCCAGCGCGGGCACTGCGGAGTTCGCCGACGGCACGGTCGCCCGCTTCCACGTCGTGGGCCGTGACCCGCTGTCCGACATCGCCGTCATCCGCGCCGACCGTGAGGTGCCGGCCCCGCCGGAGTACGGCGACGCGGGTGCGCTCCTCGTCGGCTCGCTCGTGGTGGCCGTCGGCAACCCGATGGGCCTCTCCGGCACGGTGACGGCGGGCGTGGTGAGCGCGCTTGGCCGCAGCATGCCGGTGCGAACCCGCACCACGGCGCGCCTGATCGAGGACGTCATCCAGACCGACGCTGCCCTCAACCCGGGCAGCTCCGGCGGCGCGTTGGCCGACAGCCGCGGTCGCGTCGTCGGGATCAACACGGCCGTCGCCGGAGTGGGCCTCGGCATGGCGGTGCCCATCAATGCCACGACCCACCGGATCATCTACGCGCTGATGCACGACGGGCGGGTGCGGCGCGCGTACCTCGGTCTGGTGAGCACCCCGGCACGGCTGACGCCCACCCAGGCCGAGCGGTACGGGCAACGCGGCGCCTTGCGCGTCGTCGAGGTGGTGGAGAGGAGCCCGGCCGCCCAGAGCGGCCTGCTCGCCGGGGATCTGGTCCTCGCGATCGACGGCGCCCCGCTCGGCGATGCCCAGTCGCTGCAGAAGCGCCTGTTCGCCGACGCGATCGGCCAGCGGATGGAAGTCACCGTGATCCGCAACGGCGCGCTGGTGGACGCGGTGGTGCTGCCGAGCGAGCTTCCCGACTGA